Genomic DNA from Nonomuraea rubra:
TCAGACGCCCTCGCCGTTCCCTACCGTGACACTCATGAACCACAACCACGCACAACTCTGCGCGAGCCCGGAGTGGGCCGCCCACCTCCAGGACAACGTGCTGCCGAAGGCCATCGCCCAGGCCCGGCTCGGCAAGGAGCTGCTGGAGGTCGGGCCCGGGCCGGGCGCGGCGACCGAATGGCTGCGCACCAGAGTCGAACGCCTGGTGGCCGTGGAGATCGACGCCAAGGCGGCCTCGCTGCTGGCAGAGCGCTACGCCGGCACCAACGTCGAGATCCGCCAGGGCAGCGGGGCCTCGCTGGAGTTCCCCGGCGACTCGTTCGACTCCGCGGCGGCCTTCACGATGCTGCACCACGTGCCGACCGTGGCGCTCCAGAACCGCCTGCTGTCGGAGGTCCTGCGCGTCCTGCGCCCGGGCGGCGTGCTCGTCGGAGCCGACAGCCTCCCCAGCCACGCCCTGCACCAGTTCCACGAGGGCGACACCTACAACCCGGTGGAGCCCGCCTCCTTCCTCGTACGCCTTCAGACGCTCGGGTACGTCGACATCACGCTCGGCGTGAGCGACGGCCTGACGTTCTCGGCCCACAAGCCCGCGTCCACCGGCGACGCGTTCCCCACCGAGTGACGCAAGCGCTTCAAGGCCGTAGAGTCCGTCGCTGATGAGCGGGCCCGTCCTGATCGAGGTCACCGAGCATCGCCTCTTCCATCGCGACGAGCTCGGCATGGCCGACCGCCGGCGGCACTCCCTCCAGCGCACGTACCCGCTCGACGAAACGCCGCTCCAGCGGCACGTGATACCGCTCGACGTAGTAGGCCAGGTCGGAATGCCAAGTCCATTCGCCCCTCGCTCATGATCGGCAGCGTACCGGGCTCCTGCCCGCCCGGCCCGTTCGCACGAAGCATGACAACCCGCAGGCTCAGTGGCGGGATCGCGTGGCCAGGACGCAGACGACGGGCGGATCGAGGTCGAGGGTCTCGGTCCTCTCGTGGATCAAGCCCGCGCCTTCGAGGAGATCCTGGATCTCGCGGGCCGCCTTGGCCGAGGTCTCGGCCGTGGCTCCGGGGCAGCGCGGCTGGGAGACGACGGCGAGGCGGCCGCCGGGAACGAGCCGTCCGCCCAGCTCTCTCACCCGCTCGGCGGGAGCGGGCCAGTGGCCGAGGGAGTTGACGGCGAAGATCACATCGAAGGGACCGTTCAGGGCGGATGGCAGATCGTCCACAGGGGCGCAGGTCAGCGTGACCCGGCCGCCCTTGATGGCGGCGGCGTTGCGGCGGCTCGCCTGCCGGAGCATCACCTCGGAGTGATCGACGCCGTAGACGTGTCCCCCCTCACCGATCCGGCGGCTCAGCTCGGCGATCGCGACCCCCGGCCCGAAGCCGACCTCAAGGATCCGGTCGGCGGGCCGCACGCCGAGCAGCGAGGCGACCCAGAGATTGCGGCGCCGGTTGGAGGAGCGGTGCGCCATCACCCAGCCGACGACCCGCCCCACCGCACCCCGAGGACGGTGGAACTGCCCGACGAGGGTCCTGATGATCCGCTGTTTCACTGCTGCCATGGCAGGCTCGCTGATCGCGTTTCCATGGCCCGCAGTCAACACCTTCAAGTCGGCTTGAAGGCAAGAAGACCGCGCGGGTCGGCTTGAAGGTGAGACCGAGCGAGCCGGCTTGAAGGCAAGAAGACCGAACCGGCCGGCGCACCCCGCCCGTCACCGGCTGGGCGGAGGAGCACTTTCCCGGCCTCGCGTTCATGACGGTCTCTCCCGCGGGGAGCATCATCTACATGACGAACGACGATCCCGCCCTCATGTCCGCGCTCACCACGGAGCATTTCGTCCTGCAGACCGCCATCAGCACCGCCACCAGCGAGGAGTCGGCCCGCGCCACCCTGTACGTGATGGCGCTGTCCAGCTCGCTGGTGGCACTCGGCTTCGCCGCGCCGCCCTCACCGGCGTTCGCTCCCCTGGCTGCGACCCTCCTGCCCGCCCTGGCCATCCTCGGCCTGCTCACCGCCGCCGTCCACCTCGTCCTCTTCTACCTCTACCAGCGCCGCCGCTACCGCACCCGCCCGCAACTCCCCGAGCTCTCCCCCGGGTCCCCAGCAGCCTGAGAGGCTGCGGGTGAGCCACCGGCCTGGTCATTTTCTGGGCGGCTCGCGCTCTGGCGGTCCGGTGGCTGATTCGATGCCGTCCTCAAGGGAGCCGCGGCAATGGCGAGTGCTCCCTGTCGGCCGGCTGAACCGTTGCACCGCATAACCGAGACCGAAGATCGCCGTCGCGAAGAACGACACGATCACAACGACGCGGGCCCCGGTCTCGGGCTCCTACATGCACGGCAGACCGCGTAAGGCTAGAGAATGGTGATCCGCTTGATGATGACTCGAGGACTGAAGTCCTGCTCTTGCCATTTCTCCATCGTTCCGCCTCCCGACGCACCACTCGTGGTGTACCACGAGATCATGATTCGGTTATTGCCTGCCTTTACGTGATGGACGTTGGCGATATAAACCGTCTGCCAGCCGGCGTTGGCGAAGCAGTGCCGCTTTTCATTGTGGATCTCGGTGTACCCCGCGCCGTCACTACAGCGTACGTTGTCGATGGCCAGCGCCGGGGTGGCGGTGACGCCGATGATCGAAGCGGCCAGCGCCGCGGAGGAAAGTACGGCCAGTGTGCGCATGCGAAGTCCTCCCAACGATTCAGTGGATCTCGATGCCGGTGATGGTCAGACGGAACTCCCGCCAGTCCACGACTGCCCACTTGTTCATCTGGGCAGACGAGGTGGTGTTCGAGTTCACGCGGTAGTAGATGGTGACGTTGTTGTTGCCCGCAGCGATCATATTGACGTTCGTGATGTAGACATTCGTACGCCCCGCGTTGGCGAAGCAGTGGCGCGTCTCGTTGTAGATTTCCAAGTAGCCTGCACCGTCACGACAGGTCACTTTGTCAATCGCGTAGGCCGGCGGCGCCGCCAGGCCGACCATCGCTGCGGCCGCGACAGCAGAGAGAATTGCAGGCAGCTTGCGCATATGAATCTCCTTTCGCTTACCGGGTCCTCCGTCGCCTGCCATCCAGCCCAGTCCGCAAAAAGCGCCAATGCCGCCAAGATTCGCCGCATTTCTGCCACTGTTGCAGGAACGGGTGCTACGTACACAGCCCAACTCGGGGAGTGCGATGGAGTTCGAGACCCGGGAGATCCGGCCCCCCTCAGGGGTGACGCAGGCCGCCTCGGAGCGAGAGGAATACTTCCGGCGCATGGATCGGAGCAGCATGAAGTCCGCAGCCTTGCCATCTCAAACGTGCCCATGGGTGGTGGAGGCGAGATGGCCTGGATCGCCACGCTGCTTCATGGAAGGGCGCGCAGGCCCGGGCGGGTCCCACCGGTAATGGGCAAGGGACGGGCCTTCCCGGGCGCCGGAAGGCGCGGGGTGCGCCGGAAGGCGCCAGAAGAAAGGGCGTCCGAGCGGAGCGAGGCCCTATCGGGGCGGGCTCCAACGGCCCACTCGGCGGATGGGCAAGGGGTGGGTGCCGCGCTGCCCACCTACTCCGAAAAGTACAGCGGCGGCACCCGTACGAGAGCCCCTTAGACCGGGGTGTGCATGTGGCGGGTCAGGGCGTGCTCCACCAGGGTGATCAGGGTGGATTTGACTGACTCTCGTTGCCTGGCGTCCAGGCGGACGATCGGGATGTGGTCGCCGATCGACAGGGCTTCCCTGATCTCGTTCTCCGCGTGTGCGAAGTTGCCGTCCCAGCCGTTGATGCCGATGACGAACGGGAGTTTCGCCTCTTCGAAGTAGTCGATGGCCGGGAAGCTGTCGGCCAGGCGGCGGGTGTCGACGAGGACGACCGCGCCGATGGCGCCGCGTACCAGGTCGTCCCACATGAACCAGAAGCGGTGCTGTCCGGGGGTGCCGAACAGGTAGAGGATCAGGTCACGGTCGAGCGAGACCCGGCCGAAGTCCATCGCCACGGTCGTGGTCGTTTTGTTCGGCGTGAGCGAGACGTCGTCGACGTGCGCGGAGGCGTCCGTCATGACCGCTTCCGTGGTGAGCGGCAGGATCTCCGAGACCGCTCCCACGAACGTCGTCTTGCCCACGCCGAAGCCCCCTGCCACGACGATCTTCGTCGAGGTTAGGCCGGGGCTAGAGCCTGCGAAGTCCACTGAGAACCCTTTCGAGCAAGTTGAGGTCCGGCTTTCCCGCGTCCAGCGCAGGCTGGTGCACGCGGATCAGGCCCTCCGACGCCATGTCGGCGATGAGCACCCGGACCACACCCAGAGGCTGGCGTAAAAGGGCGGAGATCTCGGCGACCGACCGGACGTTCCGGGTCAGGTTAATGATCGCCTGATACTCCGGACTTAGTAGGGAAATGTCTTGGTATTCCGACGTCACAGAGGACACGAGTGCCTCCATGGCGAACTTCATCCGCGGCGCGGTGCGCCCCCCGGTCACGGCATAGGGCCGTACCAGGGAGCTCGGCTTCTGCGGACGGGGAGCCGCCGGATGCGGCGGAGTGCTATCACCAGCCCAACCCTGCTGACCTGACACCATTCTTCTCCTGTCACCGCCCCGCTATCGGGGGCGGGCCGCTTGCAGCTCAGCGCGTACGGCCGGAGTCAGTACCTGACCCGCCCGCTCGACCAGCAAGGTCATCTGGTACGCGACCAGACCCATGTCACAGTCGGGAGCAGCCAGGACCGCCAAGCAGGATCCATCACTGATCGACATGATCATCAAGAGCCCACGCTGCATTTCGATAACGGTCTGCGTCACCATACCGCCCTCGAAGACCCGCGCAGCGCCCTGGGTCAAGCTGATCACGCCGGAGGCGACCGCGGCCAGCTGATCGGCCCGATCCTTGGGGAAGCCCTCAGAGTAGGCCAGCGGCAACCCGTCGGACGACACCACGACCGTGTGGGCGACACCCGGCACGTTGTTCACGAAGTCCGTGATCAACCAGCTTATGCCGCGCGCTCCCTGGCTCATTTCTCTCATTTGTCCTCCTGCTGATTCTCTTCTCCGCGGGTGAACGCCCGGCCCTGCCGGACACCCTGCTGGAAGCTGGAGAGCCGGCTGCGCAACCGTTCGGGTGAGATCTGCGGCGCCGGTGAGGTGGCCTGCGGCTCCGCGAGGCTGGCCGTGCCTGGCACCAGGTTCGCCTTGGGGACGCGGCGGGGCAGGCCCGACGGCGTCGTGCCGGCCTGCTGCGGCTGGGCGGCCGCCTGCGCGGCCTGGAAGCCGGAGTCGGCGGGCGACGACCAGGAGGGGGCGCTGACGCCCGACTGCCCGGGCTTGCGCTGCGGGAGCCCCGACTTGCCCGTGCTGCTCCCGGTGCTCACCCCGCCGGAGGCCGGGGCGGGCGGCTGCGGCTCGGCGGGCACGGCCGGGTGCACGGCGGTGATCTCGTGCTCGGGCTCGGAGCGCGGCTGCAGGACCTCGGGCTCCGGCCGGCGGAACCAGTCGGACCCGACCGACGAGAAGATCGGCAGGAACTCCTCGCCCTGCTCCTCCAGCGGCGAGTTGCGCACCACGGGGAGCGGCCCGGTCATGTCCTGCGAGGAGTACTCGCCGGGACCGAACGGGTTGTAGCCGGAGTGACCGTTCTGCTCGAACTGGTCGGCGGGCTTGGGCTCCTCGGCGAACGGGGACTGGTAGGTGTCGCCGAACTGCGGCCGCGGCCGGTCCTGGGATTCGAACAGGGACCTGCGGGGCAGCGGGTCGGAGAACGACGACCAGCGCGGCTCCTCCTGCTGCGGCTGCGGCGGCGGGGGCTCGGTCGCGAAGGACGGCCAGCGCGGCTCGTCGCCCGGCTGCATGGGTGGCGGCTGCTCGGCGAACGACGGCCACCTGTTGTCGGCGAACGGCGACGGCTCGGCGGCGGGAGCGGCCGGGGCGGAAGGAGCGGGCGGCTCCTCCGTGAACGACGGCCAGCGCGGCTCGCCGAAGGCGGCGGGCTGCTGCGGCGCGGCGGCGGGCGGCTCCTCGGCGAACGACGGCCAGCGCGGCTCGTCGGCCTGCGGCCGCTGCTCACCGAAGGCGTCGCCGAAGGCGGGCGACTGCTGGTCGCCGAAGCCGGGCGAGGGCTGGTCGCCGAACACCGACGGCTGGTCACCGAAGGACGCCTGCTGCGGCTCGGGCGTGGCGGGCTGCTCGCCGAACGAGGGCCAGTTGCCCGTCCCCGGCGCCGGCAGCGAGCCGGGCCACTGGGTGTCCACGACCTGGCCGGGCATGTCGTCGAAGGAGGGGTGCGAGCCGTTGCGCGACGGCGGCTGCTGCTGGAACATGCTCGGGTCGAACGAGGTGAACGCCTCGTACTGCCCGCCCTGCTGCGGCAGGCCCTGCCCGTTGCTGATGAGCATGTCGGGCATGAACACCAGCGCGCTGAGCCCGCCGGTCTCGCGCATGCTGAGCTGGACGCGGACGCCGTGGCGCAGGGCCAGGCGGCCGACCACGAACAGGCCCATGCGCCGCGAGACGGACACGTCCACGACGGGCGGGTTGGCCAGCCGCCAGTTGGCCTCGGCGAGCTCCTCCTGGCTCATGCCGATGCCCAGGTCGTTGATCGTCACCAGGACGCCGCCCTCGGCGGGCGTGCTGGTCACGGTGACCTTGCTCTCGCGCGGGGAGAAGGAGATCGCGTTCTCGATCAGCTCGGCGAGCAGGTGGACGGCGTCGGTGACGGCGGGGCCGACGATGAGGGTGCCGGACGGGATCTGGATCTGGACCCGTTCGTAGTTCTCGACCTCGGACAGCGACGCGCGGGCGATGTCGACCAGCGGCACCGGCTCGCTCCACTTGCGCGCGGCCTCCTGGCCGGCGAGGACCAGGAGGTTCTCGCTGTTGCGGCGCATGCGGGTGGCCAGGTGGTCGAGGCGGAAGAGGTTCGCGAGCCGCTGCTCGTCCTCCTCACCCTGCTCCAGGCCTTCGATGAGCTGGAGCTGCCGTTCGACCAGCGTCTGGCTGCGGCGGGAGAGGTTGACGAACATCGAGTTGACGTTGGCCCGCAGCTTGGCCTCGTCGCCGGCCAGCCGGATCGCCTCGCGGTGGACCTCGTCGAAGGCCCGCGCCACTTCACCGATCTCGTCACGGGTGTTGATGCCGATCGACGGCACCTCGGGCACCTGGGCGCCCTCGCCGGACTCGCGCAGCACGCGGACGGTGTCGGGCAGCCGGGTCGTGGCGACCTGGAGCGCCTCGGCCCGCAGCCGGCGCAGCGGCCGGACGAGCGAACCGGCCACGCGGGTGGTGATGATCAGGACCAGGAGCAGCAGGACGAGGATCAGCGCGCCGGAGATGATGGCGTCGCGCTGCTCGGTGTTGCTCAGGTCGGTGGTGGTCGTCACGATCTTCGCGGCCAGGTTGCCCTCGACCTTGCGCATCGCGTTGACCGTCACCGTCGTGCTCTCGAACCAGTTGTTCAGGTCACGGGTGAGGGTCGGCGTGGTGACGTCGAGGTCGTCGATCCTGTTGTTCTGGCGCACCTGGGCCAGAGCGCGCTGGCGCATCGCGTCGGCGAGGTCGACCTGGAGACCGCGGACGCCCTTCTGGTAGGCCTCCAGGTCCTTCTTGTCGGCCTCGGCCTCGAAGGAGGCCAGCTCGGACTGCTGCTTGTCCCAGGAGCCCAGGAAGTCGGCCCAGTCGGCGCTGTCGACTCTCCGGTTGGGCTGGAGGAGCGTCACGATGAGGATGATCTGCTGCCGCGAAACCTCCTCCTTCATGCGCTGGAGCGAGCCGAGCGCGGCCACGTCACCCTGCAGGGCGTCGTCGCTGACGCCGTCGCCCAGGTCGGCCTGGATGCCCGCGAAGATCTCGATCATCGTGGTGTACGTGCTGATCGAGGCTCGCGCCGGCACGTCGTCGACCATGGAGTCGCGCAGGCTGTTGAGGCCGTCCAGCCACCGGCGGGTGTTCGCGACGCCGTCCTGCACACGTACGGAGTGCGCGGCGTCGATGGCGTTGGCCGCGGTGAGCACGTCCTGCTTGGTCTTGTCGGTGGCCTGGCGCTGGGTCTTGAGCTGGACGAAGCGCCCGCCCCTGCGGCGGTCGGCGACGTACCACGCGGTGAGCGTGCGCTCCTTGGCGAGCTCGTGGTTGAGCGCGCCGATGCGCTGGACCAGCTCGGCCACCTGGGTGAGCCGGCGGTATTCGGCACTGGTGCCGATGGCGTCGGCCAGCTGGATGCCGGCGAGCAGCACACCCACGACCGTGGGGATGAGGATCAGGGCGACCAGCCGGGAGCGCACACGCCAGTTCGCCAGCCGGAACCGTCCGCCTGTGTACTCCCCTGACCTCGTGTGCCTGGGGTCTTTCGTCCTCACTGAGTCTCGCAACCTCTCGCCGGTACGTGCTCGAAGAAAATCAGACACGCGTGGGGCGCATGGGATTCTGTCCGGCTGGGTAATTGGAACACAACCCGTACCAGATCGGCCAACCGAACATATCCCATCACACGCACCCAAAGATGGACTTTGGGTGCATTTCGCCGTACGTGTTTTCAGGCCGGCCGGAAAGAATCCCGCTGTGCCGGTGCCGCGTGCTTGATCATCAGGTGCCGCGTCACTGAGTACTCCTGCACCGCTTCCTGGCTCATGTCCTTGCCGAACCCGCTGCCCTTCACCCCGCCGTGCGGCGCCTCGCTGGCGATGGGCAGGTGATCGTTGACCCAGGTCACACCCACGTCGAGCCGATGCGAGACGCGCATGGCCCGCCCCACGTCGCGCGACCACACCGACGAGGCCAGACCATATCTAGTGTCGTTGGCCAGCCGCACCGCTTCGTCCTCGCCGTCGAATGGGAGCGCTACCAGGACCGGTCCAAACAGCTCTCCCTGCACGATCTCGCTGGTCTGTGCGACATCGGTCACAAGCGTGGGCGGGTAGAAAAAGCCGGGGCCCCCAATTGGCGAGCCTCCGTGCAGCACCCGCCCACCGGCCCGGGAGACGAACCCGTGCACCCGGTCCCGGTGGGCCGCGGAGATCAGCGGGCCGATGTCCGTGGCCGGATCCCAGGGGTCGCCGACCGAGATTTCGGCAAGAGTTGCCCGAAGCGCCTCGACGGCGTCGCCGTAGATCTCCCGGGCGACGTAGACGCGGGTGGCCGCAGTGCAGTCCTGCCCGGTGTTGTACGTCGCCCCCATCGCCACGCCGTGGGCCATCTCCGCCAGGTCCGCGTCCTCGAACACCAGCGCCGGCGCCTTCCCGCCGAGTTCCAGGTGGACCCGCTTGAGCGTGGCCGCCGCGCCGCTCATCACGGCGCGGCCGGTCTCGGTGGAGCCGGTGACGCTGACCATGTCCACGCCGGGGTCGGTGACCAGTGCCTGGCCCACCTCTGCGTCGCCGGTGATCGCCTGCACGAGGCCGGCGGGCGCGCCCGCCTCGGCGAACAGCTCGGCCAGCCGCAGCGTCGTGCGCGGCGTCCGGGGCGCGGGCTTGATCACCACGGCGTTGCCCGCGGCCACCGCCGGGCCGACCTTCCAGACGGCCATGACGAACGGGAAGTTCCACGGCGCGATCGACCCCACCACCCCGACGGGACGGCGCTGCATGACCGAGGTGTAGCCGGGGCTGAACACCCCGGCGCCGGTGCCGTCCAGCGAGCGGGCGGCCCCGGCGAAGAAGCGCAGGTTGTCCACGGCGAACGGCAGCTCGCCGTCCCTGAACACCGCGGCCGGCTTGCCGGTCTCCTCCACTTCGAGCCTGGTCAGCTCCTCGGCGTCGGCCTCCACCAGGTCGGCCACGCGCAGCAGCAGCCGCTGGCGCTCGGCGGGCGTGGCCTGCGACCACTCCTCGAACGCCGCGCGGGCGGCCCGTACGGTCTTCGCCACGCCCTCCACCGGCGTATCCGGAATTTCGGCACAAGTGAGGCCAGTGGCGGGGTTGATCAGTTCACGCATCAGGAAGACTTCAACTTTCAGGGGGTCGTGCTGCAGAGTGCTACTGGCCGAGCTGCTCGATCAGGTCGGCGGCCTTGCGCAGGCCGTCACGGCGCCGGATCTCCTCGCCCGCGGCGGCGAGTCGCGCGCGCAGCTCGGTGTCGCCGAGCAGCTTCGCGACCGCCCCCTTGAGTTCCTCGTCGGTGAAGGTGTAGGTGGAGAGCCTGACACCATAGCCGAGTTCATCGACCCTCTGGGCGTTGTCGTACTGGTCCCAGAAGAGCGGCAGCAGGATCATCGGCTTGCCGAAGTGCAGCGCCTCGGTGGTCGTGTTGTTGCCGCCATGGGTGATGACCAAGTCACACAGTGGGATGATCTTAGTCTGCGGAACGAACTCCGCGCCCCACATGTTGTCGGCGAGCTTGATCTCCTCGTGCAGCGGGCCCTTGGAGACGATGTACTGGTGCGGGGTCGTGGCCAGCACGTCGATCACCCGCTGCATCAGCTCCACGTCGGAGGAGCCCAGCGAGCCGAGCGAGAAGTAGACCAGCCCGCCGTCGCCCCGCTCGAAGGGCAGCGTGAAGTCCTCCTCCGTCTCGCGCACCGAGGAGTCGAGGCGGTGCCACGTCGGGCCCAGCGGGCGCTCGGCGGTGTAGTCCAGGATCTCCGGGTAGACGTAGAGGTTCAGGTCGCCCTCGTGGATGAAGTCGAGGTCGGGCAGCGGCTCGGTGCCCTGCTCGACGCACCACTCGTTGTAGGCGGCCCACAGCTCGCGGTGGGTGCGCTCGTACTCGGCGCGGAAGGCGTCCCACTCGGAACGGTCGCCGGCGGGCAGGCCGGAGAAGACCGGCGGGACGTTCTCGCCGCGCATCTCCAGCGGCTGGCAGGAGACGATGCGGACGAACTTCTTGCCCGTGGTGAGCAGCGCCGGGAACGTGATCACGTTGTCCTCGACGATCACGTCCGGGTTCACGCGCTCGATGATGGCCCGGAGCTGCGGCTCGCAGTACTTCGCGCCGTCGATCAGGCTCTCCCAGATGGGCTTGGTGACGGTCTCCTGCTGCTCCAGCGTGGACTTGCGGTACTCCGGCGCGGTCTCGCGGATGAAGTCCTTCCAGAACTGGCCGGCGTCCTGCTCCTGCTCCTCCTCCGCGGGCGGGGCCAGGTCGACCAGGTCCTCCTCGAAGCCGAGCGCTTCGAGCTTGCCCTTCCACGACGCCTCGGCGGCGAAGACGACGCGGTGGCCGCGGCGGCGCAGGATGTCGCCGATACCGATCGAGTTGTTGGTGGGACCGTAGGCGCTTTCCGGCATGAACAGGAACGTGAGAGACATGGCGACTCCGGGGGAACTCGTCAATTTGAAGATGAATTCAAAACGGGATCTAGCGTGAAGGTCAACTTAAGTGCACTATGGTCACGGCTAACTGAACAGCAGCCAAACGAGTGAAGGTGGTGAGGGTGGCTCAGCGCAAAAGCCGCAGCGACCGGCGGCTCGACCTGATCGAGGCCGCACGCAGGGCCATCATCCGCCACGGCATCGACGGTGTACAGCTCTCGCACGTCGCCGAGGAGGCCGGCCTGACCTCGGGCGCCGTGCTCTACCACTACCCCGATCTGAGCGAGCTGCTCGTCGAGGCGCAGCACGCGGGCATGGAACGTTTCTACGAGCAGCGGCTGCGCCAGCTCTCGACGCTCACCGACCCCGTCGAGAAGCTGGTCGTCACGATCAGGTCGGGGCTGCCGACCGGGCCGCTCGACCCCGACGTGCGCCTGCTCAACGAGCTGGGCGGCGCCGCCGGCCGCATCCGCGTCTACGGCGTGCTGCTCACCTCGCTCTACGACCGGCAGGTGTCGATGTACCAGGCGATCCTGGACACCGGGGCCGCGCTGGGGGTGTTCAGGCTGAGCGCCGACTCGCTGACGATCGCGCGCAACCTGGTGGCCCTGGAGGACGCGTACGGCTACCGCATCACCGCCAGGCACCCCCTGATCGGCCCCGACGAGGCGAACGAGCTCATCCTGTCCTACGCCCGCGCGGCCACGGGCAACGACCTGACTCACTGATCGACCGCCATGATCACGGCGTCCTCGGCGTTCCAGCGCACCTTCACCTTGGCGCCGGGACGCACGGAGGCGGCCCCCTGCACGGCCACGAGCACGGGCTTGGGATGGCCGGGCACGTCCACGGAGATGTGCGAGACGCCGCCGTAGAAGCTCACGTCGAGGACGTCGCCCGCCAGGCCCCTGGTCGCGTTCCCGTCGGCCAGCTCGATCTTCTCGGGCCGCACCGCGAGCAGCGCCTCGGCACCGGCGTCCAGCTCCGCCAGCGGGGCGCCGGCCAGCATGCCGAACTGCTCGCTCTTGATCCCGTCGAGGCCGCTGGCCGCGCCGCGGAAGAGGTTGTTCGCCCCGACGAAGTCGGCCACGAAAGGCGAGCGCGGCCGCTCGTACAGCGAGATCGGCTCGTCCACCTGGCGTACGGAGCCGCTGTCGAAGACCGCGATCCGGTCGGCCAGCGACATGGCCTCCTCCTGGTCGTGCGTGACGACCACGAACGTGATGCCCACCTCGTGCTGCAGCCGCTTCAGCTCGAGCTGCATGTCGGCGCGGACCTTCTTGTCCAGGGCCGACAGCGGCTCGTCGAGCAGCAGCAGCCGGGGCCGCTTGACGATGGAACGCGCCAGCGCCACCCGCTGCCGCTGGCCGCCCGAGAGCTGGGCGGGCCTGCGGGAGGCGTGCGCGGACAGCCCGACCGTCTCCAGCACCTCGTCCACGCGCTGCTTGATCTCCTGGCGGGGCAGCCGCTCGCGCTCCAGGCCGTAGGCCACGTTCTTGGCCACGGTCATGTGCGGGAACAGGGCGTAGGACTGGAACATGAGGCTGATCGGCCGCCGGTTCGGCGGCTTGGACAGCAGGTCCTCGCCGTCGAGCGTGACCTTGCCCCGGTCCGGCGCCTCGAACCCGGCGATGATGCGCAGCAGCGTGGTCTTGCCGCAGCCGGAGGGGCCGAGCAGGGCGAAGAACTCGCCCTGCTCGATCTCCAGCGAGACGTCGTCGAGCGCGGTGACGTCCCCGAACCTGCGGGAGATCCCGTCAATCTTGAGCACGCGTCTCCCCGATCTTGGTCAGGCGCTGCCCGGCGATCACCGCCGTGAAGCTCACGAGGAGCAGGATCGCGGCCAGCGCATTGATCTTCGGGGTGACCCCGAAACGGATCATTGAGTAGATGACGATCGGCAGCGTCTGGTCGTTGTTGCCGATCGTGAAGAACGCGATCACGAACTCGTCCAGCGACAGC
This window encodes:
- a CDS encoding class I SAM-dependent methyltransferase — encoded protein: MNHNHAQLCASPEWAAHLQDNVLPKAIAQARLGKELLEVGPGPGAATEWLRTRVERLVAVEIDAKAASLLAERYAGTNVEIRQGSGASLEFPGDSFDSAAAFTMLHHVPTVALQNRLLSEVLRVLRPGGVLVGADSLPSHALHQFHEGDTYNPVEPASFLVRLQTLGYVDITLGVSDGLTFSAHKPASTGDAFPTE
- a CDS encoding class I SAM-dependent methyltransferase, yielding MAAVKQRIIRTLVGQFHRPRGAVGRVVGWVMAHRSSNRRRNLWVASLLGVRPADRILEVGFGPGVAIAELSRRIGEGGHVYGVDHSEVMLRQASRRNAAAIKGGRVTLTCAPVDDLPSALNGPFDVIFAVNSLGHWPAPAERVRELGGRLVPGGRLAVVSQPRCPGATAETSAKAAREIQDLLEGAGLIHERTETLDLDPPVVCVLATRSRH
- a CDS encoding beta/gamma crystallin domain-containing protein, producing the protein MRTLAVLSSAALAASIIGVTATPALAIDNVRCSDGAGYTEIHNEKRHCFANAGWQTVYIANVHHVKAGNNRIMISWYTTSGASGGGTMEKWQEQDFSPRVIIKRITIL
- a CDS encoding beta/gamma crystallin domain-containing protein, encoding MRKLPAILSAVAAAAMVGLAAPPAYAIDKVTCRDGAGYLEIYNETRHCFANAGRTNVYITNVNMIAAGNNNVTIYYRVNSNTTSSAQMNKWAVVDWREFRLTITGIEIH
- a CDS encoding GTP-binding protein, translating into MAGGFGVGKTTFVGAVSEILPLTTEAVMTDASAHVDDVSLTPNKTTTTVAMDFGRVSLDRDLILYLFGTPGQHRFWFMWDDLVRGAIGAVVLVDTRRLADSFPAIDYFEEAKLPFVIGINGWDGNFAHAENEIREALSIGDHIPIVRLDARQRESVKSTLITLVEHALTRHMHTPV
- a CDS encoding DUF742 domain-containing protein — its product is MVSGQQGWAGDSTPPHPAAPRPQKPSSLVRPYAVTGGRTAPRMKFAMEALVSSVTSEYQDISLLSPEYQAIINLTRNVRSVAEISALLRQPLGVVRVLIADMASEGLIRVHQPALDAGKPDLNLLERVLSGLRRL
- a CDS encoding roadblock/LC7 domain-containing protein — translated: MSQGARGISWLITDFVNNVPGVAHTVVVSSDGLPLAYSEGFPKDRADQLAAVASGVISLTQGAARVFEGGMVTQTVIEMQRGLLMIMSISDGSCLAVLAAPDCDMGLVAYQMTLLVERAGQVLTPAVRAELQAARPR
- a CDS encoding sensor histidine kinase, with translation MRTKDPRHTRSGEYTGGRFRLANWRVRSRLVALILIPTVVGVLLAGIQLADAIGTSAEYRRLTQVAELVQRIGALNHELAKERTLTAWYVADRRRGGRFVQLKTQRQATDKTKQDVLTAANAIDAAHSVRVQDGVANTRRWLDGLNSLRDSMVDDVPARASISTYTTMIEIFAGIQADLGDGVSDDALQGDVAALGSLQRMKEEVSRQQIILIVTLLQPNRRVDSADWADFLGSWDKQQSELASFEAEADKKDLEAYQKGVRGLQVDLADAMRQRALAQVRQNNRIDDLDVTTPTLTRDLNNWFESTTVTVNAMRKVEGNLAAKIVTTTTDLSNTEQRDAIISGALILVLLLLVLIITTRVAGSLVRPLRRLRAEALQVATTRLPDTVRVLRESGEGAQVPEVPSIGINTRDEIGEVARAFDEVHREAIRLAGDEAKLRANVNSMFVNLSRRSQTLVERQLQLIEGLEQGEEDEQRLANLFRLDHLATRMRRNSENLLVLAGQEAARKWSEPVPLVDIARASLSEVENYERVQIQIPSGTLIVGPAVTDAVHLLAELIENAISFSPRESKVTVTSTPAEGGVLVTINDLGIGMSQEELAEANWRLANPPVVDVSVSRRMGLFVVGRLALRHGVRVQLSMRETGGLSALVFMPDMLISNGQGLPQQGGQYEAFTSFDPSMFQQQPPSRNGSHPSFDDMPGQVVDTQWPGSLPAPGTGNWPSFGEQPATPEPQQASFGDQPSVFGDQPSPGFGDQQSPAFGDAFGEQRPQADEPRWPSFAEEPPAAAPQQPAAFGEPRWPSFTEEPPAPSAPAAPAAEPSPFADNRWPSFAEQPPPMQPGDEPRWPSFATEPPPPQPQQEEPRWSSFSDPLPRRSLFESQDRPRPQFGDTYQSPFAEEPKPADQFEQNGHSGYNPFGPGEYSSQDMTGPLPVVRNSPLEEQGEEFLPIFSSVGSDWFRRPEPEVLQPRSEPEHEITAVHPAVPAEPQPPAPASGGVSTGSSTGKSGLPQRKPGQSGVSAPSWSSPADSGFQAAQAAAQPQQAGTTPSGLPRRVPKANLVPGTASLAEPQATSPAPQISPERLRSRLSSFQQGVRQGRAFTRGEENQQEDK